CTGTGGCACTGAAAGAGCTGGGCATCTTGCCATGTGGATACAGACGTGGATAACAGGACAGGAGGCTACAGAACCCATGCACTCCCAACCCAGGTCTGGCTGGAGGGGCTCTGAGCCTCTCTTTGCAAAGCCCTTCCCCACAAACAGGCCTGGCAGTTGCAGAAGTACCTCTGATGTGGTAGCATTGCTCCTCCTCGCTCCACACCATCCTGCTGCACCAGTACTGAGCCACGGCCCCCACCAGCTTCCATCCTCCATTCTCCCTGAACAGCTTCTGGTCCTGGAAGGAGCCAAAGCCAGAGAAAagcagggatggggaagcaTGAGGGAAATTCAGAGAGGTCTAGACTCAGCCAAAGCAACGGAGCTATAAGAAAATGcacagagcaggggaaaaaggcagaaaactggCCTGACTTGAGCCAATAGGATGCTGAGCCACCCACTGAGGATCAAGAATCGGAGGAGGAGACAAAGAAAGGATCCCAGGGTGCTACTGGCAGTTCCGACAGGAGCAGATAACTGCAGAGTTTCTCTGAGAAGGGAGAGCAACAGTCATCAGATGCCCTGCAGGCGTTACCACCAGGCCTTCTGTGTGGCACACGCTCCCGTTACCTGCGTGGTGTAATAATACTGCTCAAAGGCCATCAAAACATCCCCAGTGATGTGAATTTCTTGGGCTCCATAGATGTCCTCAGGACACACCTCCTGGCCAGTGGCTGCACACTCCCATGGGAACTTAGCACCCTGCTGGGAGAAGATACTCATGGAGCTGCTAAACACAACCTCTCCTGACACAACCTGCAGGCAAAGCCCAGCCCACAGCCTCTGGCTAAAGATAGAGCCatagaggaagaagaaagtcaAACTGTCCTGGGTGACATTGGCTGGGCTGCACTGTCCCCAGCCCAACAGCCCTGTCCCCACCTTGTAGCCTTGCTCCTCTGCATTGCGTAAGGCTCCTTCCAGCATGCGAATTCGGTACTCTAAAATGGCTCGGGCAGCCTCAGGGTAAAACAGCAGGATGTTCGGGAACACCCAGGTGTCCTGAAAACATCCAAGCAAAGCAAGGTGGTGAAATTGGCTGGTTGGGCACCCAACTGCTCCCACCAGTTCAAGTCCACCCCCATTCCTGAATGCTCTGACCAtgactttgctgctgcttaaaGGTGCTGTCACATTCGCTCACTAAAAGGTCTGTTTCTGCCCTGAAAAGCGCATCTAGGCATCCATACCTTCTATCCTCTGCTAGCCACCCCCCGGTATCTTAATAGGATAATCTCAGTGGGACCCTCAGCATGCAAAAGAGGGGAGGTAGGAGTCCTCCAAAAAGCCAAAGGCTCTGGGTGGGTCAAAAAGAAGGCCCACAGGACTAAAAAGCCTTTGCCCGTTTGAAAGACCAAGCTGGGTTCAGCacagggggctcagcaccatcTAGCCGTATTTCTCACTCATGTTATGCGTTAAATATTCAACTGCAGAGCTGCATGCTCATTCGGTGCAGCTGTCTCCAAGGGCAGCTCTGAGATTCTGGTTAGGGCAAAACTGCCCGTATGGACTGGTTTGCTGAGTACACACCAAACCTCCCCCAGAAAGttgaaaacatagaaaatgcttgctttttcaATAGTTACCTCAAGCACAATAGGGTTTGCTGATGCCACCAAAGCTGGGAGGATTTCAGGCTGGTTTCAACTTATTTCCCGTATGTTAGTGGCCCTGCTTTAAACTAGACACTGAAGTTCCCTTTGCTTTGGCCTCCCTTAGGTGAGCGACCTATCTTAGTATGGGGAAGAGAGCTGCCCTGCCGTGGGATCCCTCTTGGCCTCTCACCCCCACTGCCTACACACCAACACCAGCCTTCTAGCTTGGCTTTAGGCAATTAACTTTTGAGTTAGAGGAGATAACTAACATGAGTAATTCCTAGGATGGAGCTGAGCCTCAGTAGTTGTTAACGAAGGAGAAGCAGGATGCTCTCCTACaagaggctggtgccaagatACCCCTACCATCAGCAAGGAGGCGAGCAACCTCATGCCGAGTTTTCTCCATCCCAGTTACTGTTCAAAGCCCCAGGGTGAACCAACAGCACAGCTTCGACGCACCTGGTCCCAGAAGACGTGCCCCCAGTAGTCCTCGCCCCGGGTACCGTTGGACAAGCCGCCAGGGCTGATGCCATGGAATAGGAAACCCGGGCTGTCCCGGGGAGGGATGGCGCTCAGTAGGTAATACAGACACCCGTAGAGGGCCTGCCTTAGAAGCAGAGGGCCATCCAGGTCGATGCAGCACCCTCGCCACAGTGTGTCCCAGGCACGGGTGTGGGAGGAATGCAGGGAGCCAGAGGCAATGAGGGCCAGCCCCTCGCTGTAGCTCCTCTTCACCTCCTCTTCGCTTTCAGCCACTGCTGTCAGGAACTCCCAGGATcgctcctgctcctccccacGCAAGGTCAGGGCTTGTGGCACAGGAGTCCAGAGCATATGAATAGTGGGCCGGGGTCCCCCCTCTACCTCAGGAACCAGCGTCTTCCCATAGACATAGCTGCAGGGGATGGCAAGCAACAGGGAAAAgtaagagcagagcagaagtgcAAATCCACCCATGCAGGGTGAACCACcagctgattttttcccctgttcccACCTAGGAAAGAAGCTCCCTTGTCCCCATActtcagctcagctgcagtCCCAATCCCAAACTGCAGAAGACTGAgattcaccacaactctctcacagggtccccagccccaccaagCCATTTTTAGAGGTTATCTCCTCCAAGCTCAGCATCTTCCCCAAACTCGTTTCTTTGTAATCACATATAGTCCCCATGGCCTCTGATGCTCTTGTGTGTCAGCGTAGGTAATAATTTTGGCATTGCAATTTATAAAAGtgtttctatatattttatatataattaaaaaatcgatatatatgtgtgtgtatatttatacatgtgtacgtatgtatatataaacacactTTTCATTCCTCTCAGGAAGAAGTAAATTTGCACAAGCCTCAACAATACTTGTAATTTCATTCTAGCTCTAgccttattttttcagtttcctatCTGGGAACAAGGCAACATGCTACAATCTACAAAGGATTTGTTCCAGGCCAGGCTCCTGCCTGTGATGCAAACTCACTGTGCTCCCTGGAAGTCCTCTCCTTGGTACAGGTCCAAGTCCTGGCTCTTTGGCACAAAAGGAGTCTGGAGCTGCACTGTGATGGGTTGGCCAGTGTGAGCTGACCGCCGGATGGTGATGCTGAAAGCCATCAAGTGAACAAGGGAATGGTGAGCGTAGATTTGATGGGTGGCTGTATAATCGGTTGACTGAAGCACATGGCTGAAGGTTCCTGTAAGCACAAGAGTCAGCCTTTTTAGCTGTCAGGTCCTGATGTTCTGCCTCAGACTACCATTTCTACCTTATTTACTGGTTCCTATTGGCAAAGGAACAGTCCAGATCCAGGCCAGAACACAGGTTTTGACTGGACAACACTGTTAACACACTAAATCTGACCAAGCTGGTGAGGAATGGTTtcgttatatatatatatatacacatatatatatatatattttaaccaGGTTTCACCATTAAACAGTCTTTACTGAGCCTGGCTCCAGCAAGGGTTGAGATATAATCTGAAAATCGCCTGCTCTTATTCTCCACTTATTCCAACGTAATTTAATGAGAGTAATGTGGGAAAGGAAAGTCTTCTGCATGTCTTGTGCATGAATGAAAGTGCCCATTTCATTCAATACATACCACTACTTAGAGAAgatttgcttctgaaaataaatgaatttagtACTCTGTAAAGCTAAATCCTGAAATCTGCAAAATTAGCATTCACAGAGGGATCAGCAAAAAAACCCTCCTCACCTTTCTTCCAACTACACTTTCTAGTGTATGACATCAAGgtcagagctggctgctgtccAAAGGCAAGAGCAAACAATGCCATATCCATTTCTGGTTCCTTTACAAACACGTTGTGGGGTTCACTTAACAACCATGAGCTAGCTGCTTCCAGAATAAATGCCTGCACCTGAACCAAACGGTTAGACACCTATGACAGTCAGTGAAATCCAGGGTATGATTCATTTAATCTCTTTATAAAATTTGAATTGATTGATCAAATCTCCTTTCCCAACAAAACTACTTATCTGTTCTGCACAAGAACTCCAGCACTGACTGCACCTAAAGCAAGGAATTCTACTGCTGGGTGGAGATGACATCCTTCACAGACCTATTTGGTACACACTGAGCCATGGGTGAGCGGAGAGCGGGGAGAAGAATGACGTGACCTCCTGGAAGAGGCAAGGAGGCTTAACTTCTAGAAGAGGATGGCCAGCAGTCGGAGAGAAAGAGCAAAGGGTGCAGATGATGCAGGTAGGAAAAGAGGCTGCAGGACAGGGACACCTTCTCTGTGCTTTGCTCTTTACCCGTCCGGGTGTTCAGGGTGAAGGTCTCAGCCAGGCTGTCTGCACCAGGCACAGTCATCCTCACACTGAGGGGGCTGGGGACGTCAGCACGGTGCGTGTCGCCCACCGCTCCGTTGTACACCCCGTTGACGTGGAGGATGTCACGGTACACACGGGTGCCGAGGTACGCATTGGTCACCGTAGCAAGTAGACGCTGGTCTGAGGGCAAACAAGTGGTGGTGAACACAGCAGGGTCCTCCTTGCCATCAGTCATTTTTACCAGTCCAAGCTGcggaacaaaaataaaaaagtaagagtCATATAAAAAGGGCTGGATAGAGCAATCCCAACACAGACCAAGTTGGTGCATGGCTGAGCGAGGCTGTGGGGGATGCCAGCTGAAAACGGTGGCTGCAAATCGCCCCTCTTTGCACAACCTTCCTACTCATCTGTTTCCAGCCTTGCTATGTTCCTAGGGGCtctatttcctttattttcccctctgatCACCACCAGCACCTCCAAGCCACGGTTTTCCTCCATCCCAGTGCCTCAGGTGGGTCAGCTCCACCCAGGTTCATTTCCTCCTGTGTAGCTTCCTTTTTGGCAGACATCTcccagccaggcagggcagctTCTCTAACTTACCCAGATCTTGCGTGCTCAATGCTTTTGTCGCTTCTCCAGTTCTTCCCCTTTCACTTCCCTTTCCATGCTAGTATCTCACCACTTTCTCCCAATACATCACATCACACAAcaatcttcctcttcctcccaacATTATTCCACAACATTACtgaatattcttttattctttatccTCGAGGTACCTCCACACTTCCCTTCCCTCTTGCATCTCTAGCCCCATTTCAGTTACTGGCTTGCTGGGgaaggaacattttatttatttatttatatatacatatacacatataaagaGAATATTGCAAAAGTGAGTTGCAGCTGGTGCCTCGCAACATTAGGCACTGCATTAATATAAGAAATGATAGAAGTGGAGCACGGACAGGCTCTCCGAGCAGAGGGGGGACACCAGCTCTGGGCAGTACCTGAAAGCTGTCCCCACGGGCTGCCCAACCGCACTCGGGGACAACTCAGTTGGCTCACGTCAGGCGGTGCCCGCGATCaaatcacaagaaaaaacactcctgcctgcctgcagggagggagtttaaaaaaaaaaaaaaaaaaaagaggtctgGGAAGTTCGGAGATTTGACCTTGCCTTTCATGTCAGGCTGTTAGCGGACTCTGACCGTGCAGGCTGCTGCCGTGGGGCCCTGGTGGAGGGAGGATGACGGAAGTTGCCCAActgagaagggaggaaggaaataacTCCTCCcgcctttccccttccttaatAACAACCTGGTTGACACGTAGGTATTTGCCTAGATAAGCTCACTGCCTGGCAATGGGGCTGCCTCGAGCACCAGGAAAGAGGGACCGAGACAAAAAGTTCGTCAGCTGAAAGCTGTCCAAGAAATTTAGCAAtgagcacagccctggcagaCGGCCACCATTGCTCTCCATTGAGAGAGCAGCACAAAAACCTCTGCAGAAGGAATTGTGGCTGACAACTGCCCTTTGTCCCCAAATGCATTGTGACCCTTTTACTTGCCTGCTTTTGGAGATCCAGACTTCAGCTTTGTAACACATTCCAGCTTCCGTCCTTTGAACcgctgctggcactgcagcGTGTTTTCCTGGTGCAGAGCAGTCCCCACCCTGATCGTCTGTGCCACGAAGGCACTTCTAGCATTAATCCCCATTCCTCCCAGACCCCAACACCttctattgtttttaaaacccTGCCACACACAAGGGTTTACTGAGCTGTCTTCAGAGATGCCCAGCTTACCTTCCACTACAAGGTCAAACATGCTTTCTTCCATGTGTTGAGCTCTACCTGCTAGGCTGCATCATCCTGACACTACCCGAGCACGGAAGCACCTGTAAAACCATGTCTCTGGACAGCGCCCCAACCCCAATTCCAGCTTGCTGATGCAGATAAGCCATGGCCTTGATGCACCAGAGCCCCTGCTTTGGCAGAGCAGCTGTCTGTCTCCAGCAGAGACTGCTTTAAGACAGCCAGAAGCCATGGTGCTGCACAGACATCCTCTATGGCTAAGACCACGACTATTTATTTCCCTGCAGAACTTTCCAGAGCTATGTTCTTACCATCTCATGTCACAGTCCGGCTTTATACGCGagcagaaaaatagattttgcaaTTGCCAGCTGCAGTGGCCAAATTCATCCCATATGTCCTGTAGCAAAGGGAgatggctgctgctctgcagacatGCTCGTGCTCTCCATCAAACGCAGCAGCCACAGGAAGGCACAAACGCATCGTGTTGCTGACCTAGGCTTAGGAAATGGGGGCATtaaggggagggaagaaagaaagaaataggaagtTATCGTAGATCTAAGTGCAAATTTCTCCCTGGATCCCAGCTGTGCCTCCAGTTCATTTGTCAATGCCCACTGGAAGGTGGAGGTCCCAGATCCACCTCTTACTTGATTCGGTGTCTCTTCTGAGTCTGAGCCTGCTCCCTTTCCCTCACTTTGTCTTGAAGGTCGGCCCAGGCATAGGGCAACCTCAGCTTTTGTTAGCCTTCACGCTTCTGCGAGCAAGGGCATCGTTAAGGCTCCCTGCTCAGCCAAACCAAGCACCGCCTGTGTCCCCGATGCAGGGGAGCACTGCGTCAGCAGCTTGCCTGGCACGTGAAACACAGTTCTGCCATGCTACAGCTGCTGTAAAGCTTTGAACTGATTAtggaagaacataaaaataatccGCCCTACACCAATGTGAGCAATATAGGTAAATGTGTAGGGCAGCATCAATGCCAAAATGCTTTAAGGTCACATCCTAGCCTCTACACAGCTACCCTCTTTAGCCCACACGATCCTTGGAAGGACAAACCTCCTTTAGCCAAAAGATCTAAGGTCCATTCCTTGTGGATCAGTGGACACAtggaaagcagcatggccagatGCTGTGACTCTTGTACCAACCTACTGCCTTTGGCTCGATGCTCAGAGAGAAGGATAATCTTATTGAACAATCCAGCATTTATGGGATAAATACTACACATCTGTTCTACTCTCTGTAAATCCACAGAAAAGCCAATGTCTGACTCAAGCAAAGCTGTTATCAGTGTGAAGGAAGCAAATCCTTCGTCCAGAAGCTCTCCTGGGCAAGCGAAGACATTGCTTCTCTTTGCTCGCCACAGCTCAGGGAAGATGAATGCTCCTCACCACACCTTCCTGAGCCAGGCACTGTGAGTCACTTAGATTTATGCCTCAAGTCTCCCACAACCAGCACCAAAGAGAAGTGATAGTGACTGAGACAGGAGGAACACGACCAGAAACCACACTGAAAGCATCACATGagtttgcagagaaaataaaggtaatGTTCCTTGTCCCACCTCTGGGCCCAATCATGCTAAACGGGGCTGAGGGGTTTTCCATGGGCACACTTGGTAACATGTCCTGAAGCAACCTTTCTGCTAGAAACTAcccagggaggagggggaaaggagaggtgGAACATCAAGGGTGTATGAGTCAAGAACAAGGGCTGCTCTACAACTTCTTTAAGAGAAAAGGGAGACGGGGTCAAAGCGTCTCCTGTGTCAACTGCTCCAGGTACATGCATCTTCTGCTTCCAAGAAAATTCACCAGCCTGTGAGAGACAGAGGTAGATGTTCCCTAAGAAATACAATTTGCATAGCAGAGCGTTGCTGGATCAGTCCTATCGATATCTGAGAGATGCTTGGAGAAACCCTGATGAGCAGTGAAGGTCTGATCCCAACTACTGGCAtttgttcccagctctgctcttcgTATTTAAGGATCTAAAGTCAAACCTCACCGCAGGAAGCTTTAAGCTTTTCTTTACTCTTCAATTTCAACAGCTGGTCTCACACAAGGGATGAGTCTGTGGCAGAGGTACGTGAATCTAATCCACCAGAGAGCAccccaggtgctgcagctcGGACACTGTCAAGGCTTTCAGTACGAGcatttccttcagcagctgcGAGTGCACGAGTGGAGAGCATTCACTCCCCCAGCCCACCCAACAGATACACACTGTTGATGTTccttcaacaaaggaaaaatacccttttcagaaaaatcccTTTATCTCAGCAAGGCCTACTCTGACTCTGTCACAGCTTTTTCAAAGTTGATCTTGCTGtgaccagaaagcagtgtttctAAAGACCCTTTCTTCATCGGCCAGATGACAACAATAAGACCCCTTATTCATTGGCACCGTATGATTTTCTCCCAGATAAGTCAAGACAGacaagtttctttaaaaatttgaaGAGAAATCTGTTAACCACAGCCATCTTTTTTCACCAGCTGTTCCTCCAGCTTCTCAAATGTTCATAATTGAGATTTTTCCTTGGCTCCTGCTTGAAACAAAACTTGCAAGACTTCACTGCTCAGATAAGGTTATTCCCCTACCATTTATAGGAAAACACAACCAGGGCTTTCCCAGCTGCCCCAGACCAATGTGGCCACTTTTGCTGTCATCCATGCTCATCCCAGCAATGCTCCTCAGCATGAGTACTTGTCTCGGATGAGAAGATTGatctgcaggagcagaagaggTTTCTCACCAAGGTTTTCAGAAAGGTACAGGAATACTCCCCACTCCTCTGCACCCTAAAAAGCAGTGTGTGTGAGGACTGATGGAAGCAGGTACTGCGATGTCTGCTAATGCAATTATGATTAAGGAGGAAAGTGAGTAAGCACGCGATATAAAGGGGGATTTCCTGGAGGTCAGAGGACTAAGAGTCTCCTTCCTCATCTCAACGTGGAAGGTGTTTTGTGAAACTGctcaaaagaaaaagtctttgctgctggaggctctgccacctccccagcTTTGTGACTGCCACATAGAGAGATCCCTGACTGGTAGGAAAAAAGTTCCGATGAGACAGGAGCCGAAGGGGAATCCTTCAGAAAGccagctgcaagcagcagatACAAGGTAAGAGGTTTCccttactgtttttaattgtcTTCAGTCATCTTTCATCAACAGAAGTGTGCTTGGCCTGTCCTGCTCCACACAGCTCACTGTGCCACTTGTAAGGTAAAAACCTGTGCCTTCCTGAGACAGCTGGTGCTCTGGGAGAAGGTCTCTGACCTTctcaatataataataaaaaactagtTTTACCCCAAAAAGGAGCCTGCTGCGCACCACAAaaccccagcagctgccaggaaaACAAGAGAGCATTCCCCATTCCGTACAAATCCTGGTAATCCTTCTGCATAGCTGTTTTTAAGGGAGAGAAGAACAAAGCTGGGTTATTCAATGAAGTTGGCACGTGTTGAAGCAAAGGGGCCTGACTTGTCTCTCTAACAAGTGCCTGCACATCACAGGAATGAGACCCAGGCTCGAGGCTTTCAGCCACTTCTGCTATCGGATTGAGGCAAGTAGGAAGTTGCTTCTGCAAACATCAGCCCAACCTGACCAAACACCAGCAACGAATCCAACAGTCCATGGCTTGCAGAACAGATCATAATACCTTGTAAGGTGCCTGTACGTGCTTGGTTTGGAGCCCGTGCATCTGCCACAAAGGGAAGACAGAGAAGCCGAGCAGCCATTGCTGATTCGGGACAAGCAAGGGTTGGCCATCACATTTGCAACAGTTTAAAGAACGTAGATGGTTTTTATGGGTCTTACAAATTAAAGTTCAAAATAGAAgtcctgctctccagcaggacTTTGCAGAGATGCCTTCCCTTGATAGCTGGGGCTGCTGTTTGAGGGGTGCAGGCAGAAGGTCCAACACTCcaggggggagaaaaaatgcaGCGAGCACTCGAGGAGAACCTTGACGCTTGCAGGTTTTCTGCTGCCACGCTCCCAGGAGAGCGGGCCCGGTGCcgaggggtggcagcaggggggTGGCAGTGACGGGCCGGGCAGCTGCAGTCCGGCGGTGGCTGCAACGAGGAGGGCAGCACTCAGCCTGCCGCCGCCATGTGGGGCTTCCAGGGGGGCTCCCGGCTGCTGGCCACCATGCTGCGGGCACCAAGGGTCCCCCGGGCGGGGGTCACCTCCAAACCGCCTGAACACCCgatttctgctgctgtgagtAGTTTACGggggggtaaaaaaaataaacggGGGGGGGAGGTagctggggacagcctgggcATTGGCATACAGACCCAAATTTTTGCTGGGAGTTAAAGCAAGGTGGGGGGAAAGGTAGGAAGAAAggtgcacatgcacacacctcCTACCCCCTACCCCCCTGGCTCTTGCTTCCCTTTTATTTGGTCCATTCAACACCCTGCCCCCCTTTTAAGTCCTGTACAGCCCAGAGTGCCCTCCATGGGGCTGCTCGAAGGCCCCGGGCACCCCACCAATGCAGGGGTAGCCCCattcccccccgcccccccattTTTACTGCCATTTCCAGAGGGGCACTCACCCCCAAAGCAGGTGTCCTCCTGGGCAGGGAAGGTCTGCTGCCCCCACAGAGCTGAGCTGGTCCTTCCACCATTCCTTCCTTTGGCACTGGGGACGATTGCCCaccaaaacagcagctgcttcagctgcacAGACCCTCCTGGGCTGGGTGAAAGGAGTTCCAAAAAAAATGGGCTTTACGCCAAAAACCCTGGGTGGGTTTCACCGCCAGCCTTTGCTTGTGGAGTTTACCCCAAGCTGCATTTCCGAGGTCTGCAATGAAGTGTTTAACAGGCCTGAAGACTCTTCTTCAAgccaaataagaaataaaagtgacagCACAACGGGTTAAGTGCTGTGCTTGTGTGCCAAAAATGGCAGAGGCTGCTGCGCGTTGCTCTTCCCACCTCAAAGTCATTTGAAAGTCAGGCACAGCTGCTTCTGGAAACTCTGTGGGCCCAAGCCTGAGTCTCGCTGCTGACTGAAGGACAGTCACGCTTCCCAGCGAGTATCGTGACCGAGAAATACAGAGCAATAGAAGCAGACCTAGAGAGCAGCCAGCTTGGTCTGCTGTTGGTAGAAACTGCTGTGCTTACCCAAATCTCCTTTCCACAGCCCCAAAAGGTGTTCACCTGACAGCCTGGaaagggcagggagggcagatgAGCACACTCCGTTGCATTAGACGCAGCAGCATGCAATTGCCCTGCGGACCCCACGGGcattgcagctgctgtgcagccatCCCACTGATCCCTCTGGTCCTTCTCCCACCCGCAGGAGCAAGCCATCGCGCTAGCTGTGATGTTTACATGCTTCCTGGCACCAACAGCCTGGGTCTTGGCACACGTGGAGCACTACAAGAGCAGAGGAGATTAAGAAGTGGCCAGAACGACCTACACCCCCGGGAGCAGAAGTGTAAGCGAAGATCAGATCACTGAACAGATGTTCACCTGGGAAAGAACACCGagtttcttcattaaaattcacGTTTGCATTAAACACTGGGGTCTGTTGGCTGTGCTTGGTCCGCGTGCTTGTTGGTAGGGGAATGAACCAGCAATCCTGTGCTGCTGGACAGCGTGCTGTCCTGGAGGCAGTATTCCTTTATAAGTTTGCAGCAGGCCCCAGGGATGCATGGTTTCCCACTTGAGCTTTTACTTAGTAGAGTTGCAGTGCAGCATAAGGCAGATGCCGAGGAACTACTCGGcatgagcaaagaaaaaaaattaagttgaACTCCTGACAAGAAAATGCTCAAAGGCCTTAAACGTCACTGTAAAATACTACTTTGAAAGTGGTCTGCTGGCTGCTACACATCTGACTTCTTTTGATCCTGTgtaaagacacacacacacccaaaCCACCACCGAAACACACACCAAACTTCCTAAGCCCTAGGAAAGCTGACAGCCAGCACTTACTCCCACTCAGAAAGATCTAGAGAGCAAACCGTATTTCCAGACATCCTGAAAAAACCTCCTGAAACTGTCACAATTCACTTGGACTACAGATCTTTACACTCACTTCAGAAGCCGCTCAAACATTTCTGTACAAACACTCCCCTCAGTACAAGAGGGTTGTCAAAATACTCTCAGGGAAAAGACTCACGTACTGCCTCAACAGCACTGCCTCAGCTTTTTGATATGCATCTGAAGTGATGGCAGCCCGATGAGCTTGCTGCACTGTTGGCACTGCCTCTACGCCCAACATGTAGTGACGTGAGGCTGCtaaggaaatgctgtttttgaGTCCTCTTCCTGTCTTTATCTATGAGGTAAAGGGGAGATTTTCCTGACAAGAATGCTCATTCCCCCAGCATTCTCTTCTGAAGCCAGTAAGAGCAAGATCAGCAGTGATCTTCGGAAGATGCAACAAGGCATGAGCTAGGGAAGTCAAACTGCATGAGCTAGGGGGAGAAAACATCACAACATCACATCACAACAGCTCAGCTAACGGCAGAgcaaaaaacattaaagctgATGGAGTGGGCAGGGAAGACGTGGGTATTCAGAACTAAACCAATAAATTTAGACAAGAACTAATAAGAGGCAGAAGGGTTGAGAGTGACCAGGTGTAGGGTTTGACTGTCttacttttgctgttttaaaaaggcTTAATTCTTCCTTGTCCAAGACATTTGCTATGCTACACGTAGCAGTGTAGCATCAGCcatgtgctttctttttcctgttgctgGCCTTAAAACCTGAAAGTCaagacagcaaacaaaaaaa
This genomic stretch from Oxyura jamaicensis isolate SHBP4307 breed ruddy duck chromosome 5 unlocalized genomic scaffold, BPBGC_Ojam_1.0 oxy5_random_OJ106708, whole genome shotgun sequence harbors:
- the LOC118157448 gene encoding protein-glucosylgalactosylhydroxylysine glucosidase-like isoform X4, with amino-acid sequence MSRKLGLVKMTDGKEDPAVFTTTCLPSDQRLLATVTNAYLGTRVYRDILHVNGVYNGAVGDTHRADVPSPLSVRMTVPGADSLAETFTLNTRTGTFSHVLQSTDYTATHQIYAHHSLVHLMAFSITIRRSAHTGQPITVQLQTPFVPKSQDLDLYQGEDFQGAHYVYGKTLVPEVEGGPRPTIHMLWTPVPQALTLRGEEQERSWEFLTAVAESEEEVKRSYSEGLALIASGSLHSSHTRAWDTLWRGCCIDLDGPLLLRQALYGCLYYLLSAIPPRDSPGFLFHGISPGGLSNGTRGEDYWGHVFWDQDTWVFPNILLFYPEAARAILEYRIRMLEGALRNAEEQGYKQGAKFPWECAATGQEVCPEDIYGAQEIHITGDVLMAFEQYYYTTQDQKLFRENGGWKLVGAVAQYWCSRMVWSEEEQCYHIRGVMPPDEYHYQVDNSAYTNALAQRSLRFAADIAQDLSIPVPEEWVECANKVKVPFDMEKKYHPEYDGYSPGEPVKQADVVLLGFPLMHSMSPEVRRNDLEMYEPVTELNGPAMTWSMFAVGWLELKEMQRAQSQLNKCFSNIMEPFKIWVENSDGSGAVNFLTGMGGFLQAALFGYTGFRPRWISPWITKTSLLFNPSCPDDVRKLKVTGISYLGNKLKFTITTEEIRIKVTESPLDPPALPLEAVLEESGQRFPLGEGQSISFPTAAGWIQRLPTKVH
- the LOC118157448 gene encoding protein-glucosylgalactosylhydroxylysine glucosidase-like isoform X5, which gives rise to MLGLVKMTDGKEDPAVFTTTCLPSDQRLLATVTNAYLGTRVYRDILHVNGVYNGAVGDTHRADVPSPLSVRMTVPGADSLAETFTLNTRTGTFSHVLQSTDYTATHQIYAHHSLVHLMAFSITIRRSAHTGQPITVQLQTPFVPKSQDLDLYQGEDFQGAHYVYGKTLVPEVEGGPRPTIHMLWTPVPQALTLRGEEQERSWEFLTAVAESEEEVKRSYSEGLALIASGSLHSSHTRAWDTLWRGCCIDLDGPLLLRQALYGCLYYLLSAIPPRDSPGFLFHGISPGGLSNGTRGEDYWGHVFWDQDTWVFPNILLFYPEAARAILEYRIRMLEGALRNAEEQGYKQGAKFPWECAATGQEVCPEDIYGAQEIHITGDVLMAFEQYYYTTQDQKLFRENGGWKLVGAVAQYWCSRMVWSEEEQCYHIRGVMPPDEYHYQVDNSAYTNALAQRSLRFAADIAQDLSIPVPEEWVECANKVKVPFDMEKKYHPEYDGYSPGEPVKQADVVLLGFPLMHSMSPEVRRNDLEMYEPVTELNGPAMTWSMFAVGWLELKEMQRAQSQLNKCFSNIMEPFKIWVENSDGSGAVNFLTGMGGFLQAALFGYTGFRPRWISPWITKTSLLFNPSCPDDVRKLKVTGISYLGNKLKFTITTEEIRIKVTESPLDPPALPLEAVLEESGQRFPLGEGQSISFPTAAGWIQRLPTKVH
- the LOC118157448 gene encoding protein-glucosylgalactosylhydroxylysine glucosidase-like isoform X3 → MKGKLGLVKMTDGKEDPAVFTTTCLPSDQRLLATVTNAYLGTRVYRDILHVNGVYNGAVGDTHRADVPSPLSVRMTVPGADSLAETFTLNTRTGTFSHVLQSTDYTATHQIYAHHSLVHLMAFSITIRRSAHTGQPITVQLQTPFVPKSQDLDLYQGEDFQGAHYVYGKTLVPEVEGGPRPTIHMLWTPVPQALTLRGEEQERSWEFLTAVAESEEEVKRSYSEGLALIASGSLHSSHTRAWDTLWRGCCIDLDGPLLLRQALYGCLYYLLSAIPPRDSPGFLFHGISPGGLSNGTRGEDYWGHVFWDQDTWVFPNILLFYPEAARAILEYRIRMLEGALRNAEEQGYKQGAKFPWECAATGQEVCPEDIYGAQEIHITGDVLMAFEQYYYTTQDQKLFRENGGWKLVGAVAQYWCSRMVWSEEEQCYHIRGVMPPDEYHYQVDNSAYTNALAQRSLRFAADIAQDLSIPVPEEWVECANKVKVPFDMEKKYHPEYDGYSPGEPVKQADVVLLGFPLMHSMSPEVRRNDLEMYEPVTELNGPAMTWSMFAVGWLELKEMQRAQSQLNKCFSNIMEPFKIWVENSDGSGAVNFLTGMGGFLQAALFGYTGFRPRWISPWITKTSLLFNPSCPDDVRKLKVTGISYLGNKLKFTITTEEIRIKVTESPLDPPALPLEAVLEESGQRFPLGEGQSISFPTAAGWIQRLPTKVH